The region TACCTTTAAGTAAACCAACCCTTTAGTTTTCAGGGTTTGTTAATAAGACCATATGCATTTCGTTTGTAGATAAGTAGCCTACGCGCTTATGAagttttctgttgtgtttgtctCGCAAAGCACTATGGGTAGACGTTCTACGCCCAAAATGGCGGCAGGTTGAAaagtttgttgctgtttttgttttattttatgatacTTTATCGGTTCCTGTCCCCCTCCGAATAAATCCGTATTTTTATCACGATAAAGAAGGATAGCGGGTTATTTCCGACCCACGCACACGTGATCTGGAtcggtgttttgttttgtttagctcGGTAAAGCGCCTCCGTTGACGTGTGTGAGGCTGATGGCTCTAAACTCGTGGACAGCACTGCATCTAATACAGTTAAAATGAAGAGCATTTGTACATAGAGATGGAGGATGATGTAAAGAAAGTCAAAAAGGTAAGTACACACTGTAATATTACGAGATTTCACGCGCATGATCCACAAATCGGTTAGTAGCTGAAAAGTGTTGGCCTAAAAACCACAGATAAACGCTGCATTAGCTCTCTTCAGCTTCATAAAAACACTCAGATTTTATTGATATCTCTAAACATATTAAGAGGAGTCTCTACATGGACTGGGTTAGTAGGGGCGTTGCTGGTGATTTACGTTAGTCGCGGTACTGAGACGTAAATAAACCGAGAATCTCAGTGTGTGACTCTACTGTGATTGTTTCATATCTGTCTCTTGTCATCTTCTTCTGAGTGTCTTTATCGCATTTAGTTTCTCTCTCATACCTCGGtcagaaggaagaaaaaaaaattgatttgattttcgattttttttttttttgtaaatctgtatctaatatatatatgcatgtagtAGATGCATGTAGTACATCCAtataattgcacacacacacacacacacacactatatatgtgtgtgtgtgtgtgtgtgtgtgtgtgtgtgtgtgtgtgtgtgtgtgtgtatacactgcaaaataatgtaaatcttaatgcattttaagttaagTGTTTTGAAcctaaaatgagaatgtaaaataCATCCTGAATTTTCTTAATTTgacaaataacacattttgtaACTTAAGCAGGATGTGacacacacaatattttaaataaatattattaagtttgcttgtgtatatatttatatatatatatttaaaatatagtaaaaatatacaaatgtaaatattattttttatgataacTTATGCATTTTAGATCTATTAAGGGAGCAGAGATTTACAAATGGTGGGAATGGCTCTACAAATCTATGTTTGTGATTTTGTTAAATGAGTTGCAaaattaaaggtatagtttacACATTTTTTGAgcaatatttttcaaatgaagGAACCACTTAATACAGTTTATCAGACCTAAAAACTCTCCTCTCTGTCCTTGTTTTGGATCTAAAGAATTGCTCATCTATCCGATGATGAAGTTAATACGCCTGCAGGAACAGTGCTATCTGATGTGAGGAATGGAAAGATCACAGACACGGTTCTTATAATGTGACCTTTCCTGACAgatcagttttgtgtgtgtgtgtgtgtgtgtgtgtgtgtgtgtgtgtgtgtgggaggtgtTTCCATGCTAAGCTCAGACTTTCCTCCTCATACACAGGGGAGAATGGAGGGTTGGGTTCTCCAAAGATTCAGACAGGAAGTGACACCTCCTGTGTTTGCCTCTTAATCACCACTGTGCGGCTGATGATTTCTTTCCCTCAGTCAAAGCAAATCAGTTTTTGTTGGATGATGTGTAATCCCTCATAGGCTGTGCTTTTTAGTCCAGCTATCTTATTAACTGATGAATGAATGTTTTGGTTGTCTGATTTAGCTGATAGGATCAACTCCATCAAATGGCCACAGGGAGGAGGAATTGAGTCATTTACTGTCAAAAGCAGTGTGAAATAGTGCAAATGGGTTTGTCTAGTcagtttgttttatattaataatcatttgaaaATTCACTGCAAATCCACAGTTAGGATACTAATAGTTGTATAATTGAACTGACAACTCAATATGAACTATAATGAACTGAACATAAGCAGGTATTCGTTTTTTGTGATTGCTTGGTTATGTAAACACCAGCTTTAAAAcctgaaataaacaaacatcaaacttaaaaaaaaaattattttagtgctgtcaaatgattaatcgtgattaattgcatccaaaataaaatattgtgtttacattttaaatgtgcggtgtacatttattgtgtttatataaatacacagacatacagtatatatttaataaaaatgttgttttatataaactataaatatgtatatataaaaattacacttgaatatatatatatatatataaaacatgtagacacgtaaatataaaacaaatatgtatgattatgtatttatatatacataataaatttaCACAGTACGCACACATTttgtaaacaaacttattttggatgtgattaattgttagACAGCATTATTTTATATACTCTTAgcattttcaattcaagtttatttgtaaagcactttttacaatacaaatcatcgcaaagcaactttacagaaaattaagtttcttcagcatttaaaagtttggagtctgttttaatggttttgaacGAAGTCCcttatgttaaaaaaatacagtaaaacagtactaTTTTGAAACATCATTactattaaaaaacttttttatttaaaaatagtttaaaatgtattttattcctttgatgcaaagctgaattttcagcatcattactccagtcctcagtgtgaattcttgatccttcagaaatcattctaatattctgatttgatgctcaaggaatatttcttatcaatgctgtaaattgttgtaccttatttttgtggaaaccgtgatttaatttttaatcaggattctttaatgaatagaaaattgacagcatttaatttaaattaattactgttattgaaagtcttttgtaacattataaatatctttactctcttttatcaatttattgtgtcctttattgaataaaagtaaaaaaaaaaatttttttttttttgtttttttttttaatcttactgacaccaaagTTTTGAAGGGGGTGTCTTTTGAATCCAGGTAAGGATCACCTGTGCACCTTGTTGTCTGACATTTCGGAAGGACTCATGAAATGTTGATGTTCCTGTAGTGTCTCCTTCCGTGACTGTTCAATAATTCAGTATGTGAGATAAATAGGCTGAGACAGAATGGCACAAGAAAACATCTAAAGTTGTGAATTAGCATTGATATTCTAGGTTGCATGGGATGTTTTTGAATACTTTACATCAGGGCTCCTCCACCTTGTTCAGGCCAAAGACTCCTTGGTGGATATAAACAGGGAACTATTGTATGAAAAGAGATGTGCATTTTAAGCCAGACCTATAATAAAATGCTTATAGAACAATATCAGTCTATAAGAAAAcaaaattgtatgtatttattgtcaAGAGCCATTTACTTGTACATTAGAATtttactaaattagttaaaaagtGGGATTTTGCTTAACTTATTAGCTTTAATAGACttctggattgtttgttttattgttctcTAAATGCCATAGCATAACTATTTTTGGCAGATCCTCTTTATTAGTTACTTCCTACCCAGAACAGTATTTCTCACCTACTAGTGTGCaataaatatgtacacacacacacacacacacacacacacctgaagtcTTGTTTCctcaaaacagttatttaaacagAATGGCATTATTGGAGATAAGCTTATAGCAGGAAGGCAGTTTCACGTACCtttttgcagtttgtttgagTGTTTCATCACAGGAAATGGTTTCTATTCTCCCTGATTGCATGAACTATAGCTTGAGGCAGAACATGAGTGTTTGTGTGAAGAGACACACGCGTGTGTCGTGGGGTGTGGTTTCTATCGCTGCTTTGACAGAGTTGTCCCCGTTCTCGTTCGTCACAAGCCACATGCAACCTGTTTTGAGAGCAGCGCACACACAGTAGTCAACTGTTGTATCGGACAGCTGTCGTGCACCATCCGTTTCCATTGTGCTGTCGAAGTGACTGATCATGGAGACAGAGGTAGGGCTCGCAGGAATATTGCTTCttttcttaaatgtaattttagaatGCGGTTCACCATCACAAATCCACAGACTTTGAAATACAACGTGGTGCCTGAACATTCAGTCCTTCAGTCCGCCTCCAGGTTTCAGCCTTAAGTTCTTCCAAGAGCTTAGAGACTTTTCTGTTGGATAGTTAGCTGACATTAGTGGTTAGGTTTACCACAGAGTAAGTACCAGACTTTTTCCATGAATGTCAATCTCATTACGCTTTGCAGAGGTATAGGGTTTCATAAAAGGCTTCAAGCCAATTTAGTGTTGAGACTAGTTGATTATGTTGTTTTTAAGCCATTAGTGCATGTGAAGGGAAAAGACTATTAACAGCGTGTGTTTTAATAGAAACCGTGTATTGCTAAACTTAATTCAACATAACTGGTCCTTCCATGGAGGCTGATGTATTTACTGGCTTGGAATTGTTGTAGTAACAGTTGCCCCATCAGTCCAGAACACAGAATTCACAGTGGAAATCCAGTACGTCGGTGTGAAGTGGATCAGCAATAGTTATTTTGGCACAGCTAGCCACTGACCAAACTCCTAAACTGGTCACACTGAAAAATGCTCTTGTGGTGTTGACTTCCTCTGGTCATGATGTGatttcctctttctctttttatttcttcaGCCAGGTATTGTGTCTCCCTTCAAGCGGGTGTTTCTGAAAGGAGAGAAGGGGAGAGATAAGAAGGCTCTGGAGAAGTCCACTGAGCGCAGGGCCCTCCAcaccttctccctctctctcccggACCACCGTATCGACCCAGACATTCTGCTCAATGACTACATTGAGAAAGAAGTTAAGGTATAACCCGCCTTCAAATTTATGCTATTGTATTATGTGCTCATAGTTTAccatttttggggggtggggggtatcGTAGCAAAGATAGAAAGGGGAAAACTGTACTGGGAGGACTGCAGACTAGGAAAAACTAAAACATAGGAAATTCCAAATTAATGCTGCTAACCAAATAGTCATGTCAATTACCTTAATTTTCTTCTTCTGGAATCAAGCTCTGCATTTGACAGTGTTTGCCACAAGCTCTTCACATAATCCCATCTTGCAGCAAGTTGTTTATTTACAAAATCTTTATCCATCTAATCAACTTGTGGTGTCCCCCAGGGTTCAGTACTTGGTTCGATTCTATTTGTAGTTTATGCATCCATTTGGACAGATAATGAGGCAACATTGTTTCCACTGTCATGCTCgtgacacacacatttatatcaaCTTTTTTCAGGGTATTTAGCACTGCTGCTCCTAGATTCTAGAACTCCatagacaaaaaataaagaaaaataaaacttattaataaaataaaagaactgtGCAGGGCAGTCTCTTGGTGTATGCCTATATCCCTGTTATTTTCTTTTgccatttattgttttaatataaataatagtttttcatattattttcctgtttatcatACAagctatattttttgtttgttttagaaagGCTctatatcattattgttattattattgtagtatcTGGGACAGCTAACATCGGTTCCTGGATATCTGAATCCCTCCAGCCGCACAGAAGTTCTGCAGCTCATTGACAATGCCAGGGTAAGAGTGACAGTCAATGACATTGCCTTATTTTGCAATATGAAGATAAATTCCATAATTGCTTctctaatgtttttttctttttttttttgcagaagtcTCATCAGTTGGCAGGGCAGCTGACATCAGAGCAGGATGCTGTTGTCAGTTTGTCTGCATACAATGTGAAGCTTGTGTGGCGTGACGGAGAAGACATCATTCTTCGTGTACCCATCCATGACATTGCAGCTGTGTCCTACATCAGAGACGACTCACTCCACTTCGTGGTGCTAAAAACAGGTACACAGTAATGTGGATGAGCAttacacaaaaaaactaaacggAACTAGATTCTAAggataatgtgtaaaaataattttGGGTTTTCTTACCATGAAGTATGATTTGTTTTTGCAGCTCAGGAGCCCGGTGCTTCCCCATGTCATAGTACAGAGATGTCAAAATCTCCCACTCTGAGCTCTCTTTCTGAGAGCGGGGCTGTGCTTGTGGAGGTCTGCTGCCTGCTTGTGCTGGCCGTTGACAACAAGGTTGACTTCGGTCTTTTGAAAGgaccttttttttaatgttcaaataataCGTGACTTAGTCTGCATCTTTTACATCCAGCTTAAACGGTCTTGTCAAGCCATACAGAATTGAGTTATTGTGCAAGTCGTTTATTGCAAAAACTACTGCTATTGTGCAATGTACTGATACGTTTGATGTTAATAAAAGCAGCCGTGGTTTGAATATCATGAACTCTGGTTTTACAGGCTGCAGCAGAGGAGCTCTGTCTTCTTCTCAGTCAAGTCTTCCAGATCGTCTATACAGAGTCCACCATTGACTTCCTGGACAGGGCCATCTTTGATGGAGCCACAACACCCATCAGGCATCTCTCGATCTGCAGCGGTAAGTAGGCAACAGCTGCATCATTTTGGGATTTCCCAGTAAATTAATACTTCTCCAAAACCACAGAACACAGTCAGTTTCACATCACTATTTCATCTGGGGGTGGTTTGTTGGAATCCTATTTATGTTTCCTGAAGCTTAGTCTCTTAATATCACACTGAGCTTGCAGCATaatgaaatatttcttaatacTTTCCTTATTTTGCCAATAAAAGAAGACTCCTCGAGCAAAGTTGATGTCAAAGAAGTGTTTGAGGCCGAGACAAGCACATTGTGAGTATTGCTTCAACTGTCCTCTGCAGTAATGTGCCATTTTATCTGTTGAATCGAGTGAGCATTGTGTTTTTGTCCAATCTCAGTTCGTTCCAAAGTTCTCTAGAGGCAGGACACTCCCCCTCTTCCGTCCCGGCCTCACCACAAAACATAACAGCCAGTGACAGTGAACTAAGCACAACGGCTGCTGAACTGCTACAAGACTACATGACCACAGTAAGTGTTTGAGCGCAGTGTTTAAAAAGGCATTTGGATGTCTGTTGTTAGAGTCTTTAATTAGTCTTTGCATAATAAATGATCCCATCATGCATTTCAGATTTCAGTTTTTACATTGTTTTCCTGTCATCCTCTGCAACAGTTGAGGACAAAGCTGTCATCTCAGGAGATCCAGCAGTTTGCCACACTGTTACGTGAGTACAGAAACGGAGCCTCCATCCATGAGTTCTGTATCAACCTGCGTCAGCTTTACGGAGACAGCAGGAAGTTCCTCCTCCTGGGTTAGTTACATGTTAGGATGTTAAATTTGACTTGAACAGCTGTTTTTTGCGCTAACtgtctttaaatgcaaaacattaatatgtgcagaattgttatttttaactataaCTAATAGTTGCATGTAAtgctttaaaggtcccatgatgtggattgttttctttttttaaatgcttctttaatgtttcctgaggtgtacttatattgATAGAGTTTTTAAACTAACGAGAAAGTTTCGCATTTTGAAACGTAAAGGATATTTTTTATAGTACATTGACGttatatgttaaaaaatatttctcgGTTCATAACCCCTTTAAACCTATCgtgtttttcggactataagtcgcacctgagtataagtcgcatcagtccaaaaataattcatgaagaggaaaaaaaacatatataagacgc is a window of Carassius auratus strain Wakin chromosome 45, ASM336829v1, whole genome shotgun sequence DNA encoding:
- the LOC113063227 gene encoding cerebral cavernous malformations protein 2 homolog isoform X1, with translation MEDDVKKVKKPGIVSPFKRVFLKGEKGRDKKALEKSTERRALHTFSLSLPDHRIDPDILLNDYIEKEVKYLGQLTSVPGYLNPSSRTEVLQLIDNARKSHQLAGQLTSEQDAVVSLSAYNVKLVWRDGEDIILRVPIHDIAAVSYIRDDSLHFVVLKTAQEPGASPCHSTEMSKSPTLSSLSESGAVLVEVCCLLVLAVDNKAAAEELCLLLSQVFQIVYTESTIDFLDRAIFDGATTPIRHLSICSEDSSSKVDVKEVFEAETSTFSFQSSLEAGHSPSSVPASPQNITASDSELSTTAAELLQDYMTTLRTKLSSQEIQQFATLLREYRNGASIHEFCINLRQLYGDSRKFLLLGLRPFIPEKDSQHFENFLETIGVKDGRGIITDSFGRYKRTTSSASDSTTNGNGAAGGSDEGTTNSEGDEWDRMISDISNDIEALGSSMDQDGLSS
- the LOC113063227 gene encoding cerebral cavernous malformations protein 2 homolog isoform X2, which codes for METEPGIVSPFKRVFLKGEKGRDKKALEKSTERRALHTFSLSLPDHRIDPDILLNDYIEKEVKYLGQLTSVPGYLNPSSRTEVLQLIDNARKSHQLAGQLTSEQDAVVSLSAYNVKLVWRDGEDIILRVPIHDIAAVSYIRDDSLHFVVLKTAQEPGASPCHSTEMSKSPTLSSLSESGAVLVEVCCLLVLAVDNKAAAEELCLLLSQVFQIVYTESTIDFLDRAIFDGATTPIRHLSICSEDSSSKVDVKEVFEAETSTFSFQSSLEAGHSPSSVPASPQNITASDSELSTTAAELLQDYMTTLRTKLSSQEIQQFATLLREYRNGASIHEFCINLRQLYGDSRKFLLLGLRPFIPEKDSQHFENFLETIGVKDGRGIITDSFGRYKRTTSSASDSTTNGNGAAGGSDEGTTNSEGDEWDRMISDISNDIEALGSSMDQDGLSS